A stretch of Sinimarinibacterium sp. NLF-5-8 DNA encodes these proteins:
- a CDS encoding RNA-binding S4 domain-containing protein has translation MTTVNTPIRLDKWLWAARFFKTRALSKAAIESGHVRYNGERCKVSKSVAAGALLTIKRGHDEIEVTVLAVSDQRQNAAQAQQLYAETAASLARRQAHQLQRQMATGLVSFDRPDKQQRRALIGFKRSLQ, from the coding sequence ATGACCACCGTCAACACGCCGATCCGTCTCGACAAATGGCTATGGGCCGCGCGCTTTTTCAAAACCCGCGCGCTGTCCAAGGCCGCCATTGAAAGCGGCCATGTGCGCTACAACGGCGAACGCTGCAAAGTCAGCAAATCCGTCGCCGCCGGTGCGCTGCTGACCATCAAACGCGGCCACGACGAGATCGAAGTCACCGTATTGGCCGTCTCCGATCAGCGCCAAAATGCGGCTCAGGCACAGCAGCTGTATGCCGAAACAGCGGCCAGCTTGGCACGCCGCCAGGCGCATCAACTGCAACGCCAAATGGCCACCGGGCTGGTCAGCTTTGACCGGCCCGACAAGCAACAGCGCCGCGCCTTGATCGGGTTCAAGCGCAGCCTGCAATAA
- the lon gene encoding endopeptidase La, producing MAIPLFVGREGSIKALNSAMRHDKRILLLAQRVAETDDPGMADLYEVGTLASILQMLKLPDGTVKVLVEGQTRARVIGADQQGDYLRAQCLALAEDVPAGAADKQMDALTRSVLAQFESYAKLNKKIPVELLPSLASMDAPGRLADTVAAHLNLKLEDKQQVLEIDSAQQRLEHVLQRLEGEIDVLEIEKSIRTRVKSQMEKNQRDYYLNEQMKAIQKELGDREDGLTEQEELEQKIEKSGMPKQAKAKALAEFNKLKMMPPMSAEATVVRNYLDWLTQVPWKKRSKTQIDLDLCQARLDADHYGLEKVKERIVEYLAVQARMKKLKGPILCLVGPPGVGKTSLGRSIAESVGRKFVRMSLGGVRDEAEIRGHRRTYIGSMPGKIVQNMVKVGVKNPLFLLDEIDKMAMDFRGDPSSALLEVLDPEQNNSFQDHYMEVDYDLSDVMFIATANTLNIPAPLLDRMEVIRLAGYTEEEKLNIARQYLLPKQMRDNGVKKTELDVSDEALLRAIRLYTREAGVRSLERLMGKICRKVVKRVLTDKKTKKIKVTEKNLDDFLGVPQYRYGRAEEQNRVGQVTGLAWTEVGGELLTIEAALAPGKGKLTQTGSLGNVMQESIQAALTVVRARAQQWGIEAKAFETQDVHVHVPEGATPKDGPSAGIAMCTTLTSALTGIPVRADVAMTGEITLRGEVLPIGGLKEKLLAAQRGGIQVVMIPHENVKDLADIPEAVKNSLQIEPVRWIEDVLKIALERMPEPCPPSEPVLTAEAVVAEGARAH from the coding sequence ATGGCGATTCCGCTGTTTGTCGGACGCGAGGGTTCCATCAAGGCCCTGAACAGTGCAATGCGTCATGACAAGCGAATCCTGTTGCTGGCGCAGCGCGTGGCCGAAACCGATGACCCCGGCATGGCCGATCTGTATGAAGTGGGGACGCTGGCGAGCATCCTGCAAATGCTCAAACTGCCGGATGGCACGGTCAAGGTTCTGGTTGAGGGGCAAACCCGCGCGCGCGTGATCGGCGCCGATCAGCAGGGCGATTATCTGCGCGCGCAGTGCCTGGCCCTGGCCGAGGACGTGCCGGCCGGTGCTGCTGACAAGCAGATGGATGCGCTGACCCGTTCGGTACTCGCACAGTTTGAAAGCTATGCCAAGCTCAACAAGAAGATTCCGGTGGAACTGCTGCCGTCACTGGCCAGCATGGATGCGCCGGGGCGGCTGGCAGACACCGTTGCTGCGCATCTGAATCTCAAGCTGGAAGACAAGCAGCAGGTGCTTGAAATTGACTCCGCCCAGCAGCGCCTGGAGCATGTGCTGCAACGGCTGGAAGGTGAGATCGACGTTCTTGAGATCGAAAAAAGCATCCGCACGCGGGTGAAGTCGCAAATGGAAAAAAACCAGCGCGACTATTACCTCAACGAACAGATGAAGGCGATTCAAAAAGAGCTGGGCGACCGCGAAGATGGCCTCACCGAACAGGAGGAGCTGGAGCAAAAGATCGAAAAGTCCGGCATGCCCAAGCAGGCTAAGGCCAAGGCACTGGCCGAGTTCAACAAACTCAAGATGATGCCGCCGATGTCGGCCGAGGCCACGGTGGTGCGCAACTATCTGGACTGGCTGACCCAGGTTCCGTGGAAAAAGCGCAGCAAAACCCAGATTGATCTGGATCTGTGCCAGGCGCGCCTGGACGCCGATCACTACGGTCTGGAAAAAGTCAAAGAGCGCATTGTCGAATACCTCGCCGTGCAGGCGCGGATGAAAAAGCTCAAAGGCCCGATTTTGTGCCTGGTGGGGCCGCCGGGCGTCGGCAAAACTTCGCTGGGGCGCTCGATTGCCGAATCGGTGGGGCGCAAGTTTGTCCGCATGAGTCTGGGCGGCGTGCGCGATGAAGCCGAGATTCGGGGGCATCGCAGGACTTACATTGGCTCCATGCCCGGCAAGATCGTGCAAAACATGGTCAAGGTCGGGGTCAAAAACCCGCTGTTCCTGCTCGACGAAATCGACAAGATGGCGATGGATTTTCGCGGCGATCCGTCCTCGGCCCTGCTCGAAGTGCTCGACCCTGAGCAGAACAACAGCTTTCAGGATCATTACATGGAGGTGGATTACGACCTCTCCGATGTGATGTTCATTGCCACCGCCAACACGCTCAACATCCCCGCGCCGCTGCTCGATCGCATGGAAGTGATCCGTCTGGCCGGATACACCGAGGAAGAAAAGCTCAACATCGCGCGCCAATATCTGCTGCCCAAGCAAATGCGCGATAACGGCGTCAAAAAAACGGAGCTGGATGTCAGTGACGAAGCGCTGCTGCGCGCGATCCGGCTGTATACCCGCGAGGCCGGGGTGCGCAGTCTTGAACGGTTGATGGGCAAAATCTGCCGCAAGGTGGTCAAGCGCGTGCTGACCGATAAAAAGACCAAGAAAATCAAAGTCACCGAGAAAAATCTTGACGACTTTTTGGGCGTACCGCAGTACCGCTATGGTCGCGCCGAAGAACAAAACCGCGTCGGCCAGGTGACCGGTCTGGCATGGACCGAGGTGGGCGGTGAATTGCTGACCATTGAAGCGGCGCTGGCGCCGGGCAAGGGCAAACTGACCCAGACCGGCTCGCTGGGCAATGTGATGCAAGAGTCGATTCAGGCCGCGCTCACCGTTGTGCGCGCGCGCGCACAGCAGTGGGGGATCGAGGCCAAAGCCTTTGAAACCCAGGACGTTCACGTCCATGTGCCGGAAGGCGCTACGCCCAAGGACGGCCCCTCGGCCGGGATTGCGATGTGTACCACGCTGACCTCGGCGCTGACCGGAATCCCGGTGCGCGCGGATGTGGCGATGACCGGAGAAATCACCCTGCGGGGTGAAGTGCTGCCGATTGGCGGCCTCAAGGAAAAGCTGCTGGCGGCGCAGCGTGGCGGGATCCAGGTGGTGATGATCCCGCATGAGAACGTCAAGGATCTGGCAGATATCCCCGAGGCGGTTAAAAACAGCCTGCAGATCGAGCCGGTTCGCTGGATTGAAGACGTGCTCAAAATTGCGCTGGAGCGGATGCCGGAGCCATGCCCGCCGAGCGAGCCGGTTTTAACGGCCGAAGCTGTCGTTGCCGAAGGCGCGCGCGCGCACTAG
- a CDS encoding uracil-DNA glycosylase family protein: MPVPSNAITALHQQIRACTVCAAALPLGPRPVVQFSSTSRLVIISQAPGTRVHQTGIPWHDDSGARLRQWLGMDDATFYDPARVCLMPMGFCYPGKGRSGDLPPRRECAPRWHQQILDLLPPNHLTLLVGNYAQKTYLPQRARASLTENVRDAEQFLPDFFPLPHPSWRSTIWIRRNPWFEEKTLPALRRQVQQCLSAA, translated from the coding sequence ATGCCCGTTCCATCCAACGCCATCACCGCCCTGCATCAACAGATCCGTGCCTGCACCGTATGCGCCGCAGCACTGCCGTTGGGGCCGCGTCCGGTGGTGCAGTTCAGCAGCACCTCACGTCTGGTGATCATCAGCCAGGCACCGGGAACACGGGTTCATCAAACCGGCATCCCCTGGCATGACGACAGCGGCGCGCGCCTGCGCCAATGGCTGGGGATGGACGACGCCACGTTTTATGATCCGGCACGGGTATGTTTGATGCCGATGGGATTTTGTTACCCCGGCAAAGGCCGCAGCGGCGATCTGCCCCCCCGGCGTGAATGCGCACCGCGCTGGCATCAGCAGATTCTCGACCTGCTGCCGCCCAATCATCTGACCTTACTGGTCGGCAACTATGCGCAAAAAACCTATTTACCCCAGCGTGCGCGCGCCTCGCTGACAGAAAATGTGCGCGACGCCGAACAGTTTTTGCCGGATTTTTTTCCGCTGCCGCATCCCTCATGGCGCAGCACGATCTGGATCAGGCGCAATCCGTGGTTTGAAGAAAAAACCCTGCCGGCCTTGCGCCGGCAGGTGCAGCAGTGCTTGTCCGCCGCGTGA
- the flhA gene encoding flagellar biosynthesis protein FlhA, with amino-acid sequence MNFEQIKKHLQNMGASGLAVPLLLLCILAMMVVPLAPFVLDMMFTINITLSIVVLMAVIYAMRPLDFNSFPSVLLFATLLRLSLNVASTRVVLLHGHDGPGAAGRVIEAFGEFVIGGNFAVGVVVFAILTIVNFMVVTKGAERVSEVSARFMLDSLPGRQMAIDADLNAGILTREQAVTKREEVRSEADFYGSMDGASKFVRGDAIAGILILFINIIGGMVIGPVMHDMPFSEALRTYTLLSIGDGLVAQVPALLLSTSVAVLVTRVADPGEMAKQIGAQLFNHTKVLYVTAGVLGLVGLVPGMPNFSFLTLAAVCAAAAWWMSKRARDQATTQSSALDQAALAAPKPAELSWDDVGQNDVLGLEVGYRLIPLVDTRQGGELMSRIKGIRKKLTHELGFLVPPVHIRDNLQLAPGAYRLLLNGVPVAESSVHPEREMALNPGRVFGKVEGIATKDPAFGLDAIWIEKGSREHAQSMGYTVVDCPNVIATHLSHVIKQHASELLGHDEAQALLDQLAKQTPKLVEDLVPKALSLSVFVKVLQNLLSERVPIRNLRVIAEALAESAGRTQDPAQLSGLVRVALGRQIVQDINGMDPELPVMTLAGQLEQVLQDSLKSGGAAIEPGLAERIHKSLSDQTRQLETSGQPAVLLVPPGLRPLLARFTRQTIPGLHVLAFDEVPESKQLKMIGAIS; translated from the coding sequence ATGAACTTCGAGCAAATCAAAAAACACCTTCAGAACATGGGCGCCAGCGGATTGGCAGTGCCTTTGCTGCTGCTCTGCATTCTGGCGATGATGGTGGTGCCTCTGGCGCCGTTTGTGCTGGATATGATGTTCACGATCAACATCACCTTGTCGATCGTGGTGCTGATGGCGGTGATTTATGCCATGCGTCCGCTGGATTTCAACTCCTTTCCCAGTGTTCTGCTGTTTGCCACCTTGCTGCGCCTGTCGCTGAACGTTGCGTCCACGCGCGTGGTGTTATTGCATGGCCACGATGGCCCCGGCGCGGCCGGACGGGTCATTGAAGCGTTTGGTGAGTTTGTGATCGGCGGCAACTTTGCCGTCGGCGTCGTCGTATTTGCGATCTTGACCATCGTCAACTTCATGGTCGTGACCAAGGGCGCCGAACGGGTTTCGGAGGTTTCCGCGCGCTTCATGCTGGATTCGCTGCCCGGGCGGCAGATGGCGATTGATGCGGACTTGAATGCCGGTATTTTGACGCGCGAACAAGCCGTGACCAAGCGCGAGGAAGTGCGCTCGGAAGCCGACTTCTATGGTTCGATGGACGGTGCCAGCAAATTCGTGCGCGGTGATGCCATCGCCGGCATTCTGATCCTATTCATCAACATCATCGGCGGCATGGTCATCGGCCCGGTGATGCACGATATGCCGTTCTCGGAGGCGCTGAGAACGTACACCCTGCTGTCGATCGGTGATGGTCTGGTGGCGCAGGTTCCGGCACTGCTGCTGTCGACTTCGGTGGCGGTGCTGGTGACCCGCGTTGCCGATCCTGGCGAAATGGCCAAGCAGATCGGGGCTCAGCTGTTCAATCACACCAAGGTTTTGTACGTCACCGCCGGCGTACTGGGCCTGGTGGGGCTGGTGCCGGGGATGCCGAACTTTTCGTTTTTGACCCTGGCGGCGGTTTGTGCAGCCGCAGCCTGGTGGATGAGCAAGCGCGCGCGGGATCAGGCCACTACCCAGAGCAGCGCACTGGATCAGGCGGCATTGGCGGCCCCCAAACCGGCAGAGCTGAGCTGGGATGATGTGGGGCAGAACGACGTGCTGGGACTGGAGGTGGGTTACCGCCTGATCCCCTTGGTTGATACCCGCCAGGGCGGTGAGTTGATGTCGAGAATCAAGGGGATACGCAAAAAACTCACGCATGAGCTGGGGTTTCTGGTTCCGCCGGTGCACATTCGTGACAACCTGCAGTTGGCACCGGGCGCCTATCGGTTGCTGCTCAACGGGGTGCCGGTGGCGGAAAGCAGTGTGCACCCAGAGCGCGAAATGGCGCTCAACCCCGGGCGCGTGTTCGGCAAGGTCGAAGGGATTGCGACCAAGGATCCGGCGTTTGGGCTGGATGCGATCTGGATTGAAAAAGGCAGCCGTGAGCATGCCCAATCAATGGGCTATACGGTCGTGGATTGCCCCAATGTGATCGCCACCCACCTGTCGCATGTGATCAAGCAGCATGCGTCCGAACTGCTGGGACATGATGAAGCCCAGGCATTGCTTGATCAGCTGGCCAAGCAGACGCCGAAACTGGTCGAGGATCTGGTGCCCAAGGCGCTGTCGCTGTCGGTGTTTGTCAAAGTGCTGCAAAACCTGCTTTCCGAACGTGTCCCGATCCGCAATCTGCGGGTGATTGCCGAGGCGCTGGCCGAGAGTGCGGGGCGTACCCAGGATCCTGCGCAGCTCTCGGGGCTGGTGCGGGTGGCACTGGGGCGGCAGATCGTCCAGGACATCAACGGCATGGACCCGGAGTTGCCGGTGATGACGCTGGCAGGTCAACTGGAACAGGTTTTGCAGGATAGCCTCAAGAGTGGTGGTGCGGCCATCGAGCCGGGGCTCGCAGAGCGGATCCACAAGTCGCTGAGTGACCAGACCCGACAACTGGAAACCAGCGGACAGCCCGCAGTGCTGTTGGTTCCACCTGGGTTGAGGCCGTTGCTGGCGCGGTTTACGCGGCAAACCATTCCAGGGTTGCACGTTCTGGCGTTTGATGAAGTTCCAGAAAGCAAGCAGTTGAAGATGATCGGTGCGATTTCGTAA
- the flhF gene encoding flagellar biosynthesis protein FlhF gives MKIKRFVASSMREAIRLVREEQGADAVILSNRRVEEGIEVVAATDYDAALMQMALPRPEPRKSEPTAAAAAPAKSAPAKRSLFKSEPVKAATLPPAPPPPTTVELPTLASPEVQQLRQELGGMRKMLEQQMAHLAWQEMSERQPERMAALRTMTDLGLDVALSHAIAHELPRDTDPEKARFLPLGLLSRKIPAPTTPDPVLSGGMFALIGPTGVGKTTTIAKLAARFAARHGTRDLALVTTDHYRVGAQEQLFSYGHMLGVPVQTASGAAELARVLKRLSDRKLVLIDTAGMAPRDQKLAAQFAELRVPGVDVRNWLVLSATTQAADQDEIIRRFGDAHPEGCVLTKIDEAARIGGVLSAAIRHRLPIQYFCDGQRVPEDLHPARADQLVLRAMQLARQAPARVLDSTLALQFGAIHAGA, from the coding sequence ATGAAAATCAAACGGTTTGTGGCAAGCAGCATGCGCGAAGCGATCCGCCTGGTGCGCGAAGAGCAGGGCGCGGATGCGGTGATCCTGTCCAATCGCCGGGTCGAAGAGGGCATCGAAGTGGTCGCGGCCACTGATTACGATGCCGCGCTGATGCAAATGGCGCTGCCCCGACCCGAGCCGCGCAAGTCCGAGCCAACGGCTGCAGCCGCAGCGCCGGCCAAGTCGGCACCGGCCAAGCGCAGCCTGTTCAAGTCCGAGCCGGTCAAGGCTGCAACCTTGCCGCCCGCACCGCCGCCGCCGACGACTGTCGAATTGCCGACACTGGCATCGCCCGAGGTGCAGCAGTTGCGTCAAGAACTTGGCGGTATGCGCAAGATGCTGGAACAGCAAATGGCCCATCTGGCCTGGCAAGAGATGAGTGAGCGCCAGCCCGAGCGGATGGCTGCGCTGCGCACGATGACCGACCTGGGGCTGGATGTGGCGCTGTCACACGCTATCGCGCACGAGTTACCGCGGGACACCGACCCGGAAAAAGCACGGTTTTTGCCGCTGGGTTTGCTGTCACGCAAGATTCCTGCGCCAACAACGCCGGATCCGGTTCTCAGTGGTGGCATGTTTGCCCTGATCGGCCCGACCGGGGTTGGCAAGACCACGACGATTGCCAAACTTGCCGCGCGCTTTGCTGCGCGACATGGCACCCGTGACCTGGCTTTGGTCACCACCGATCACTATCGGGTCGGCGCCCAGGAACAATTGTTCAGTTATGGCCACATGCTCGGGGTGCCGGTACAGACCGCCAGTGGTGCCGCAGAGCTGGCGCGCGTGCTCAAGCGCCTGTCCGATCGAAAGCTGGTGCTGATCGATACCGCCGGGATGGCGCCGCGTGACCAGAAGCTGGCCGCGCAGTTTGCCGAGCTGCGTGTGCCCGGCGTCGATGTGCGCAATTGGCTGGTGTTGTCCGCCACGACCCAGGCCGCTGATCAAGACGAAATCATCCGTCGATTTGGCGACGCACACCCGGAAGGTTGCGTACTGACTAAGATTGATGAGGCTGCCCGCATCGGCGGTGTATTGTCGGCAGCGATCCGCCATCGTCTGCCCATACAATACTTCTGCGATGGGCAGCGGGTGCCGGAGGATTTGCATCCGGCGCGTGCGGATCAGTTGGTATTGCGCGCGATGCAGTTGGCTCGGCAAGCGCCGGCGCGGGTGCTGGACAGCACGCTGGCACTGCAATTCGGAGCCATTCATGCAGGTGCGTAG
- a CDS encoding MinD/ParA family protein: MRTLQPVQVIAVTSGKGGVGKTSTSVNLAVAMAQMDRKVILLDGDLGLANIDVMLGLQPTRNLSHVLEGQCSLEDTLIEGPAGIMVVPASSGKRNMAELSAAEHAGLVRAFSDLRTPLDTLIVDTAAGIADSVITFSQAAQEVIVVVTNDPQSLTDAYALIKVLSRDYEVRRIQVLSNQTHTPAEGREIFENLRRVAERFLDVMLVHLGTVPHDEWLRRAVRRQRSVVDAYPSSPSARAYQEVSKRIIAWGTPSGARGNLEFFVERLIAGANNAGAAA, translated from the coding sequence ATGCGAACACTTCAACCGGTACAGGTTATTGCGGTCACCAGCGGCAAAGGCGGTGTTGGCAAGACCTCGACGTCGGTCAATCTTGCGGTGGCAATGGCGCAGATGGATCGCAAGGTGATCTTGTTGGATGGTGATCTGGGGCTGGCCAATATCGACGTCATGCTGGGTCTGCAGCCCACGCGCAACCTGTCGCATGTGCTGGAAGGGCAGTGCAGCCTCGAAGACACCCTGATCGAAGGGCCTGCCGGCATCATGGTGGTCCCGGCCTCCAGCGGCAAGCGCAACATGGCTGAACTTTCTGCTGCGGAACATGCCGGGCTGGTGCGTGCTTTTTCAGATTTGCGGACGCCGCTGGATACCTTGATCGTGGATACCGCCGCAGGCATCGCAGACAGTGTGATCACCTTCAGCCAGGCGGCACAGGAGGTCATCGTTGTTGTCACCAATGACCCGCAGTCGCTGACCGACGCCTATGCCTTGATCAAGGTATTGTCGCGTGATTACGAGGTGCGGCGTATCCAGGTGCTGAGCAATCAGACCCATACACCCGCCGAAGGGCGCGAGATTTTTGAAAACCTGCGGCGTGTGGCCGAACGCTTTCTGGATGTGATGCTGGTGCATCTGGGAACCGTGCCGCATGACGAATGGCTGCGGCGCGCGGTGCGCCGTCAGCGCTCGGTGGTGGATGCCTATCCCAGCTCGCCCAGCGCGCGCGCTTACCAGGAAGTGAGCAAGCGCATCATTGCCTGGGGAACGCCGTCGGGCGCGCGCGGCAATCTTGAATTCTTTGTCGAGCGACTGATTGCCGGTGCCAACAATGCGGGGGCTGCTGCGTGA
- a CDS encoding RNA polymerase sigma factor FliA, protein MDTDVGDSEALLVQRHAGLVRRIAHHLVARLPSNVDVDDMIQAGVIGLIEAARNYSDDRGASFETYAGIRIRGAMLDELRANDWAPRSVHRRLREASDAARALSQQYGRDATELEIATHMGLDASAYQDIVSDAARCQILSLDMGGDDGTETLDSPDPSAGPLDHLQDQEFRHALVQAIATLPERERLVMSLYYDDELNLKEVGKVLDVSESRVCQIHGQALVRLRAKLQNWRDEHKAA, encoded by the coding sequence GTGGACACCGACGTGGGTGACAGCGAGGCCCTGCTGGTTCAGCGTCATGCCGGTCTGGTGCGGCGGATTGCCCATCACCTGGTCGCGCGCCTGCCGTCGAATGTCGATGTCGATGACATGATCCAGGCCGGTGTGATCGGTCTGATCGAGGCGGCGCGCAACTACAGCGACGATCGCGGCGCATCATTTGAAACCTACGCCGGTATCCGGATTCGCGGTGCCATGCTCGATGAGCTGCGTGCCAACGACTGGGCGCCGCGCTCGGTGCATCGGCGTCTGCGCGAGGCCTCTGACGCGGCGCGCGCGCTGTCCCAGCAGTATGGCCGCGATGCCACCGAACTGGAGATCGCCACGCATATGGGACTTGATGCCAGTGCCTATCAGGACATCGTCAGCGATGCCGCGCGCTGTCAGATCCTGAGCCTGGATATGGGCGGTGACGATGGAACCGAAACGCTCGACAGCCCCGATCCTTCCGCCGGTCCGCTGGATCATCTGCAGGATCAGGAGTTTCGGCATGCTCTGGTGCAGGCCATTGCGACTTTGCCCGAGCGCGAACGGCTGGTGATGTCGCTGTATTACGACGATGAGCTGAACCTCAAGGAGGTGGGCAAGGTTCTGGATGTCAGCGAAAGTCGTGTCTGTCAAATCCACGGACAGGCCTTGGTAAGACTGCGGGCAAAATTGCAGAATTGGCGTGATGAACACAAAGCGGCATGA
- the cheY gene encoding chemotaxis response regulator CheY — protein MDKNMRVLVVDDFSTMRRIVKNLLTDLGFTNIAEADDGKTAWPMLQAGNFDFVVTDWNMPGMTGIELLRNIRGDARIGKTPVLMVTAEAQREQIIEAAQAGVNGYIIKPFTAQTLKEKLDKIFQRLTEAA, from the coding sequence ATGGATAAAAACATGCGCGTCCTCGTCGTGGACGATTTTTCAACAATGCGACGCATCGTCAAGAACCTGCTGACCGATCTGGGATTTACCAATATTGCGGAAGCCGACGATGGCAAGACGGCATGGCCGATGCTGCAGGCAGGGAATTTTGATTTTGTCGTGACCGACTGGAACATGCCCGGCATGACGGGCATCGAGCTGTTGCGCAATATCCGTGGAGATGCCCGGATCGGCAAGACGCCGGTTCTGATGGTGACGGCAGAGGCTCAGCGCGAGCAGATCATTGAAGCGGCCCAGGCGGGCGTCAACGGCTACATCATCAAGCCTTTTACCGCGCAGACGCTCAAGGAAAAGCTCGACAAAATCTTCCAGCGTCTGACCGAGGCGGCCTGA
- a CDS encoding protein phosphatase CheZ, translated as MTAVLDAEQRAQIAGQLHRLLAAFESGEEACFDRDFERLIQLQQQALFTRVALLTRELHNAVSQMRLDERLARIAGDDIPDARHRLDYVMQVTEKAAHRTLDLVEQARGVTAGIRHAVEQLDDAAQLTGVDAVRTTILGARDALNGHADFLRTTLSDLAQAQEYQDISGQIIKKVITLVRNMENALLELLRGVGGSVSAPPSGASAASPGALPGPAVPGVAAASQQDADALLAELGF; from the coding sequence GTGACCGCCGTACTGGATGCGGAACAGCGCGCACAGATTGCCGGGCAATTGCATCGCCTGTTGGCCGCTTTTGAGTCGGGCGAGGAGGCGTGCTTTGATCGGGACTTTGAACGACTGATCCAGTTGCAGCAGCAGGCGCTGTTCACCCGCGTGGCGCTGCTGACGCGCGAACTTCACAATGCCGTGTCGCAGATGCGACTGGATGAGCGTCTTGCCCGCATTGCCGGTGACGATATTCCAGATGCCCGGCACCGGCTCGATTACGTCATGCAGGTCACGGAAAAAGCAGCACACCGCACGCTCGATCTGGTCGAGCAGGCGCGCGGTGTCACCGCAGGAATCCGTCATGCCGTCGAACAGCTTGATGATGCTGCACAGTTGACCGGGGTCGATGCCGTGAGGACAACGATCCTGGGCGCGCGCGATGCCCTGAACGGCCATGCCGATTTTCTGCGAACCACCCTGAGCGATCTGGCCCAGGCGCAGGAGTATCAGGACATCTCCGGGCAGATCATCAAAAAAGTGATCACCCTCGTGCGTAACATGGAAAACGCTTTGCTGGAACTGTTGCGCGGTGTCGGCGGCAGCGTATCGGCACCGCCTTCGGGCGCGTCGGCTGCCTCGCCCGGCGCGTTGCCCGGTCCGGCTGTACCGGGCGTGGCTGCAGCCAGTCAGCAGGATGCGGATGCGTTGCTGGCGGAACTGGGGTTCTGA